ATATGATGCACGACCTTTAGTCGCTATCATATCTTTCGTATTATCTGCCAATTGCTGCAAATCATCTATCGTTACTTTTTCTGCTTTCTCTTTCATTTGCCTAGCTCTTTCAATGACGTCATACATTGTTTTTTCATTCAATTCAACTTTCCCACGTGTTTTGACCGCTTCACTAAAAGCTTGTAAATAATCATGGATATCATCAGACTCGACATTCGACATTTTAACAAAAGCAAAACCATATAACGGACCACTGGCTCCACCAATTTTAGACATTAAAGTCATACCTGTTGTTTTCAATACCGTTTGAACCGATGCATCATCTATAGATCCCTCTAAAGACTTAAATCCTCGCAGCATGTTAACACCATGATCTCCATCACCAATTTCACGATCTAAAGATGTTAATAATCCTTCCTTTTCTTCAAAGACAGTCACTAGACTAAGTAATCTTTCTTTAAGTTGTTGTGCGTCCATCACAATCACCCTTTCTTAAAAATATCGACTTTCTGTATGAGCATTTAGCGCTGTTAATAGTTCATCATGACTAGGTGCAATCGTGATTGAGAAACCTTCCATATTTAAAGATGTCATGTAATCTCCAACCAACCATTGCTGTACATTCAAACCTTTGGACTGGAAATATTCATGTACGTACTTCACGACGATATTTAATTCAGTAAGTGGTGTTGCACCCATTCCATTAACCATGACAACTACAGATTTACTTTCGACTTCTTTTAGTAATAAGTCACCTAATTGTTCAACAATTTTATCAACAGATTCAACAGGTTTTCTTTGCAATCCTTTTTCACCATGAATTCCGATACCAATCTCCATCTCATCATCTTGAATATCAAAACCATTTTGACCTGTAGAAGGAATCATCGGTGCTGTGAGCGCCATCCCAATAGACTTAACATCAACTAACAACTGCTCAACTTTATCTTTAATCTCATTGAGTGGCAGTCCTTGCTCTGATAAAAACCCTGCATATTTATGAACAATCACAGTCCCCGCGACACCACGACGTTTTTCAACATCTTCAATACTAATATCATCACGGACAATCACTGTTTCAACTTGAATGCCTTCCATCTCAGCCATCTCTTGTGCCATTTCGAAATTCATAACATCACCAGCGTAATTTTTAACAATTAATAACACACCATCACCATTATCAACTGCTTTAATCGCAGATAACACCTTGTCAGGTGTTGGAGATGTAAATATCTCACCACACACAGCAGCATCTAA
Above is a window of Abyssicoccus albus DNA encoding:
- the dhaL gene encoding dihydroxyacetone kinase subunit DhaL, producing MDAQQLKERLLSLVTVFEEKEGLLTSLDREIGDGDHGVNMLRGFKSLEGSIDDASVQTVLKTTGMTLMSKIGGASGPLYGFAFVKMSNVESDDIHDYLQAFSEAVKTRGKVELNEKTMYDVIERARQMKEKAEKVTIDDLQQLADNTKDMIATKGRASYFNENSKGHIDPGAQSSVYILNALIGDD
- the dhaK gene encoding dihydroxyacetone kinase subunit DhaK yields the protein MKKLIKDRTSVLSDMLEGLKLANSDIEIIEDTVVVRKEKKAKGVALVSGGGSGHEPAHAGYVAKGMLDAAVCGEIFTSPTPDKVLSAIKAVDNGDGVLLIVKNYAGDVMNFEMAQEMAEMEGIQVETVIVRDDISIEDVEKRRGVAGTVIVHKYAGFLSEQGLPLNEIKDKVEQLLVDVKSIGMALTAPMIPSTGQNGFDIQDDEMEIGIGIHGEKGLQRKPVESVDKIVEQLGDLLLKEVESKSVVVMVNGMGATPLTELNIVVKYVHEYFQSKGLNVQQWLVGDYMTSLNMEGFSITIAPSHDELLTALNAHTESRYF